The window GCGTCTCTGCTTCGGCCATGCGGCGGACTAACGCACGAACCGATTTAACGGGTACGCTCGCGGCGGTGCTCGCCAGTGTTGGAGACGGCCCGAGTGGTGGGTTTGTCCGCAAACAGTGGCCGAATCCACCGACTCCGCCAGTCGTTTACGCACGCACCGAGAACCGGAGGGCGATGGACGACAGTATCCTCGATGCTATCGGGTCGCCGCTGGTCCGTGTCGACTCCCCGGCGGGGTCGACCATCGCGGCGAAGATAGAGTCCAAGAACCCCGGCGGGTCGGCGAAAGACCGTCCGGCGCTTTCGATGGTCGAAGCGGCCGAGGAGGCCGGCGACATCGAACCGGGAGACGAACTCGTCGAACCCACCTCGGGGAACACGGGTATCGGACTCTCGGTCGTCGCCGCCGCGAAGGGATACGACCTGACTATCGTCATGTCTGCGTCGATGTCGCCCGAGCGCCGTCGAATCATGCGCGCCTACGGCGCGACTATCGAACTGGTCGAGGGCGATATCTCCGACGCGAAAGACCGCGCCGACGAACTCGAAGAAAAAGAAGGCATGTACCAACTCCGTCAGTTCGAGAACCCGGCGAATCCGGAGGCACACTACCGGACGACGGCCGAGGAGATTCTCGAACAGGTCGGCGACCGGGAAATCGACGCCTTCGTCGCCGGCATCGGGACGGGCGGAACTATTTCCGGGAACGGGCGACGACTCAAAGAGGAGTTCCCGTCGATGGACGTCGTCGGCGTCGAACCCGCGGCGAGCGCTGTCCTCTCGGGCGGCGAAGTCGACACCAACGAGTTTCAGGGGATGGGACCGGGATTCGTCAGTCCCAACCTCGATACCGACCTCTTGGACGACGTCGAAGTCGTCGAGTTCGACGATGCTGTCACCGAATGTCGCCGACTCGCCCGCGAGGAAGGCATCCTCGTCGGACAGTCGTCGGGGGCATCACTCCTCGCCGCGAAACGTGTCGCCGAGCGAATCGCAGACTCCGACGCAGAAGACGGAGACGAACCGCTCGTCGTCACGGTCTTCTGGGACTCCGGCGAGCGCTACATGTCGACTGGCATGTTCGACGAGGAGTAAGCGAACAGTCGTTCTTTCCGCGAGGAGCTATCTGCCGAATTCGTCTTCTGCGACGCGAACGATTACCGTCTCGTCTACGTCTCGCAAGTCGTAGGAGGGAACCGACCCGTCGAGACGCGTGACGTACATCGGTTCGACGAGACGCCCGTCTTCGACACCGTATATCGCGAGGTGGTCGCCCGTCTCGTCGGGGTGGACCTGCCCGTCTCTGACCTGACGTGCGAGGTCACGTGACAGCCATTCGGTCTCGGAGATAGACGGTTCGAGGACGAGAGAGAACGCGGCGAAGCGCACGAGGTACCAGTTGAGGTCGTTCAACAGCGAGACTGCCGCACCGATACTCACCGTCTCGACGGCGAGCGAGTTCTCGAACGGTTCGGTGATGTCGTACGTCGAGAGCGCCGCACGGGCGGTGTCCCTCGACAACAACTCGTACTGGAGGTGACTCCCTTCGGACCCGACGATACAGACCTGCGTCACGTCGAAATGGACGGGTGGGGTTCGGTAAAGCGGTTCCGGTACTCAGACGTGGCGGGACCACTCGTCGGCGCACGACTCGTCACAGAAGACGACACGCTGCCGTTCGAAGGTGAGTTTCCCGGGACCGTCGATATCCCGGTCCAAGACCATCTGATAGTGGTCTTCGCGCATGTCGACGCGGGCGTGACACGCGGCACACCGCTCGACACTGTCGGTCCAGTCGGTTCGTGGTGCCCGGTGGGACACGCGCCACTCCGGACCAGGGTGACTGCGGCCGAGGCGCGATGTTCGTGACATACGAGGAGTCTGGAGCTGGACGTGTATAAATCCATTTTTGTTCAATTGAACATGCGAAATAAATCAATACGTTCGTGAATATTCAAATGTGGTGGACGTTTGCACACCGCTCGTGTAGTGAACTGCCACGAGGTGAGCGAGTCCCCGTCACCTGCGCGACTGTCGAACCACCCCCACGCGGTCAGTCCTGCGACACAGACACGAGACGCCGATTCCGGGCCGCTTCGGCGGCGAGTTCGAACAGGTCGTCTGGTTCTGCTGCCTCGACGGCGGACAACGACGCGTTCGTCTCGGGGAACGACGGAGCGACCCGTTCGCACCCGACGGGGAGCGTCGAGTCGTCGTACGTCCCGATTTCGCGTGCCTCGGCGACGATATCGGTCTTGTCGCGCGTAAACAGCGGTCTGTGGACGGGGTAGTCGACGGCCGCCTCTGTGACGGCGATGTTCTCGCCGGTCTGGCTCGACTTCTGGCCTAACGACTCACCAGTGACGATGGAGTGGGCGTGTTCGTCTTCGGCCACTGTTGCGGCGATGGTGAGCATCACTCGACGCAACGAGAGCATTCGCGTGTCTTCGATGGTGTCCATCAACCGCTGGACGACGTCTTCGCCGGGGACGACGTGGACGCGAACGTCGAAGTTCGGCGCGCGACGTGCGATGGTCCGGACGGTTTCGAGTGCTCGGGCCCGGTGGTCTGCACCGCCGTAGTCGCCTAAGTCGACGTAGACGGGGACGATTTCGCACCCGCGGCGCATCATCTCCCACGCGGCGACGGGCGAGTCGATACCCCCGGAGACGAGGACGACTGCGTTCCCCTGTGTCCCGAGTGGTAAGCCACCGGGGCCGTCGAATCGCTCGACTGAGACGTAGGCGGCGTCTTCTCGACACTCGACGCGATACGTGACCTCCGGGTCGTCCAAATCGACGGGTGCGCCAGTCACTTCGACCACGCCAGAACCTGCCTCGCGT is drawn from Haloferax litoreum and contains these coding sequences:
- a CDS encoding PLP-dependent cysteine synthase family protein; the protein is MDDSILDAIGSPLVRVDSPAGSTIAAKIESKNPGGSAKDRPALSMVEAAEEAGDIEPGDELVEPTSGNTGIGLSVVAAAKGYDLTIVMSASMSPERRRIMRAYGATIELVEGDISDAKDRADELEEKEGMYQLRQFENPANPEAHYRTTAEEILEQVGDREIDAFVAGIGTGGTISGNGRRLKEEFPSMDVVGVEPAASAVLSGGEVDTNEFQGMGPGFVSPNLDTDLLDDVEVVEFDDAVTECRRLAREEGILVGQSSGASLLAAKRVAERIADSDAEDGDEPLVVTVFWDSGERYMSTGMFDEE
- the thiI gene encoding tRNA uracil 4-sulfurtransferase ThiI, which translates into the protein MNESAHVVLVGYGEMGTKSSSVRAKMEVRLCENLQAVLDDRSLSGRVEREWSRIHVRNTDDPEAVAAACAEVPGVVWARPSVVCDPTLDEMVAVCRSLAADHPDGASFAIDEDRVGPKDAHDFSGRDIAREAGSGVVEVTGAPVDLDDPEVTYRVECREDAAYVSVERFDGPGGLPLGTQGNAVVLVSGGIDSPVAAWEMMRRGCEIVPVYVDLGDYGGADHRARALETVRTIARRAPNFDVRVHVVPGEDVVQRLMDTIEDTRMLSLRRVMLTIAATVAEDEHAHSIVTGESLGQKSSQTGENIAVTEAAVDYPVHRPLFTRDKTDIVAEAREIGTYDDSTLPVGCERVAPSFPETNASLSAVEAAEPDDLFELAAEAARNRRLVSVSQD
- a CDS encoding DUF5804 family protein, coding for MTQVCIVGSEGSHLQYELLSRDTARAALSTYDITEPFENSLAVETVSIGAAVSLLNDLNWYLVRFAAFSLVLEPSISETEWLSRDLARQVRDGQVHPDETGDHLAIYGVEDGRLVEPMYVTRLDGSVPSYDLRDVDETVIVRVAEDEFGR